One window of Deltaproteobacteria bacterium genomic DNA carries:
- a CDS encoding uracil-DNA glycosylase — MSADSQRAQLLQISASMREYLETLRESGVSGLPQTATKKPLENVESAPVSSSAQSAPLSPLLTQAATSPSATQVGDLFLSPKVHTAQTLEELRAEIGDCRRCKLCQGRTNIVFGVGDAKAELVFVGEGPGRDEDLKGEPFVGRAGQLLTEIITKGMKMRRDEVYICNVVKCRPPDNRNPEPDEIAACEPFLIRQLEIVKPRIIVALGAFAAQTLLKTKTPISRLRGNWHSYRDIKLMPTLHPAYLLRNPADKKLVWQDIQAVLREMGRL, encoded by the coding sequence ATGAGTGCCGATTCTCAGCGCGCCCAACTGCTCCAGATTTCCGCCTCGATGCGCGAGTATCTCGAAACCTTACGTGAGAGTGGGGTGTCCGGCCTTCCTCAGACGGCAACGAAAAAGCCACTGGAAAACGTGGAGTCGGCTCCTGTATCTTCTTCCGCCCAGAGCGCTCCGCTATCTCCTCTTCTGACCCAAGCGGCAACGAGTCCTTCCGCGACGCAGGTTGGCGATCTTTTTCTTTCCCCCAAGGTTCACACTGCTCAAACTCTGGAAGAATTGCGGGCCGAGATCGGCGATTGCCGCCGCTGTAAGCTCTGTCAGGGGCGAACGAACATTGTCTTTGGCGTGGGCGATGCCAAGGCCGAGCTGGTGTTTGTTGGCGAAGGTCCGGGCCGCGATGAAGACTTGAAGGGCGAGCCGTTTGTCGGGCGCGCCGGGCAGTTGCTGACCGAGATTATCACCAAGGGCATGAAGATGCGCCGTGACGAGGTCTATATCTGTAACGTCGTCAAATGCCGCCCGCCGGACAACCGCAATCCCGAGCCCGACGAGATTGCCGCTTGCGAACCGTTTCTGATCCGGCAACTCGAAATCGTCAAGCCTCGTATTATTGTCGCTCTCGGCGCGTTTGCCGCCCAGACGTTGCTGAAGACCAAGACCCCGATCTCGCGACTGCGAGGGAATTGGCATTCCTATCGAGACATCAAGCTGATGCCGACTTTGCATCCTGCCTATTTGCTCCGCAATCCCGCCGATAAAAAATTGGTCTGGCAAGATATTCAGGCTGTTTTACGAGAGATGGGAAGGTTATGA
- a CDS encoding polyprenyl synthetase family protein yields the protein MPSKANLAPTIPLAPHELVVDELRQVEQCLASRLGSREPLLREIGHYLIGAGGKRARPAVVLLIFRACGGKNPDDVVDVAAAFELIHTASLLHDDIIDGSATRRGRASAFQQFGLADSLVAGDFLFSQAFGLCGRFDENVINWAAEACIQLTEGEVMQGRFRHNPNVTRDDYLEIIARKTASLFSQAARLGAYLAGASTDIVDSMASCGYSVGMAFQVVDDLLDVQGDGNRTGKPTGADLKDGNPSLPLVLAIALDSEVKRVFQKKNPTRAEVEDALGRVRRLGVVAEVRALAHSYCAQALAALSSLAPSPYHDCLSFFIQQLVERTA from the coding sequence GTGCCTTCAAAAGCGAACCTTGCGCCCACGATCCCGCTTGCGCCCCATGAACTCGTCGTGGACGAGCTGAGGCAAGTCGAACAATGTCTGGCCTCGCGCTTAGGGTCGCGCGAGCCGCTCTTGCGCGAGATCGGTCATTACCTCATCGGTGCCGGCGGTAAACGGGCGCGACCTGCCGTCGTGCTCCTCATTTTTCGCGCGTGTGGCGGCAAGAACCCCGACGATGTGGTCGATGTCGCGGCGGCGTTCGAACTGATTCACACCGCGTCCTTGTTGCACGATGACATTATCGACGGCAGTGCGACGCGGCGGGGAAGGGCGTCGGCCTTTCAGCAGTTCGGCTTGGCCGATAGTTTAGTTGCCGGCGATTTTCTCTTCAGTCAAGCGTTTGGGCTGTGCGGCCGCTTCGACGAGAACGTCATCAACTGGGCGGCGGAGGCCTGCATTCAACTGACTGAAGGCGAGGTCATGCAAGGGCGGTTCCGCCATAATCCCAACGTGACCCGCGATGACTACCTGGAAATCATTGCCCGCAAGACCGCCTCTCTTTTTTCGCAAGCCGCTCGGCTGGGTGCCTATTTGGCGGGGGCTTCCACCGACATCGTGGACAGCATGGCGTCGTGCGGATACAGCGTGGGGATGGCGTTTCAGGTCGTTGACGATTTGCTCGATGTCCAAGGCGATGGCAATCGCACCGGCAAGCCCACCGGCGCTGACCTCAAAGACGGGAACCCCTCGTTACCGTTGGTGTTGGCTATCGCGCTCGATTCGGAAGTGAAACGAGTCTTCCAGAAGAAAAATCCAACCCGCGCCGAAGTGGAAGATGCGCTCGGACGAGTCCGGCGCTTGGGGGTAGTAGCCGAGGTGCGCGCACTCGCGCACTCCTACTGTGCCCAAGCACTCGCGGCTTTGTCGTCCTTAGCCCCGTCTCCGTATCACGATTGTCTCTCGTTTTTCATTCAACAACTTGTCGAGCGAACGGCCTGA
- a CDS encoding DUF1566 domain-containing protein has translation MAVPDDGTVQAGATLSYTDNGDGTVTDNNTGLMWEKKDNSGGLHDKDNLYRWSGYGSQETIWDWLEDVNAEGGTGYAGHNDWRIHNIKELQSIVDYSILPPGPTIAPIFGPTVLSYYWSSISTGFSTLAWLMYVSNGYVSASGKNYPFFVRAVRGGS, from the coding sequence GTGGCGGTGCCGGACGACGGCACGGTGCAGGCGGGGGCGACGCTGAGCTACACCGACAACGGCGACGGGACAGTCACCGACAACAACACCGGGCTGATGTGGGAGAAGAAAGATAATAGCGGCGGCCTACACGACAAAGATAACCTCTACCGCTGGTCGGGGTACGGGTCACAAGAGACGATTTGGGATTGGTTAGAGGACGTGAATGCGGAAGGGGGGACGGGCTATGCGGGGCATAACGACTGGCGGATTCATAATATCAAGGAATTGCAGAGCATCGTGGACTACAGCATTCTTCCCCCGGGACCGACGATTGCCCCGATTTTCGGCCCCACGGTGCTGTCCTACTATTGGTCGTCTATATCCACCGGCTTCTCGACCTTGGCGTGGCTCATGTATGTCTCCAACGGGTACGTCTCCGCCAGCGGTAAGAATTACCCCTTTTTCGTCCGTGCCGTTCGTGGCGGCTCGTGA
- a CDS encoding DUF86 domain-containing protein: MRDDRERLLDIQEAIARIEKYTVQGQEAFEQEELIQNWIVHHLQIIGEAARSLSPDFFGLPRL; this comes from the coding sequence ATGAGAGACGACCGCGAAAGATTGTTGGACATTCAGGAAGCGATTGCGCGGATCGAAAAGTACACTGTGCAGGGACAGGAAGCGTTCGAGCAAGAGGAACTGATTCAAAATTGGATCGTCCACCATCTGCAAATTATCGGTGAGGCAGCCCGCAGTCTGTCTCCCGACTTTTTCGGGCTCCCTCGCCTTTAG
- a CDS encoding nucleotidyltransferase family protein has product MNINEVLQEKRNELFRIATRHGARNLRVFGSVARGEARPDSDVDFLVDMEAGRSLLDLGGLLMELQDLLHCKVDIVTEKGLRGRIRERVLREAISL; this is encoded by the coding sequence ATGAATATCAACGAAGTGCTGCAAGAAAAACGCAACGAACTCTTCCGCATCGCGACCCGGCATGGCGCACGGAACCTGCGCGTGTTCGGTTCTGTTGCACGAGGCGAAGCTCGACCGGACAGCGACGTGGATTTTCTTGTCGATATGGAAGCTGGGCGTAGCCTGCTCGATCTTGGTGGTTTGCTTATGGAACTCCAAGATCTTTTGCATTGCAAAGTGGACATAGTGACGGAGAAAGGACTGCGTGGCCGCATACGCGAGCGAGTGTTGCGGGAAGCGATCTCTTTATGA